From the bacterium genome, the window GGCTTACCTCAAAGGGTTGGGAATCTCCCAGGTGCGGGTAAGACACTATAAAGACCTTTGCCGAATTGAAGTGGGCAAACAAGAGATGTATCTCTGTCTGGAGAAACAGGATGAGGTGGTAGATAGACTTAAAAAGATCGGCTATACTTATGTTACCCTTGATCTGGAGGGATATCGGACAGGGAGTATGAATGAGGCTTAGCGCGGTCTCCTACCGCCACTCGATGCTCGATACTCGATGCTCGATGCTCGATCCTCGATCCTCGATACTGGATACTGGACACTGAATCCTCACTCGATGCTCGCCACTCGATGCTCGATACTCGATGCTCGATGCTCGATCCTCGATCCTCGATACTGGATACTGGACACTGAATCCTCACTCGATGCTCGACACTCGATCCTCGATCCTCGATCCTCGATACTGGACACTGAATCCTCACTCGATGCTCGACACTCGATGCTCGATCCTCGATCCTCGATACTGGATACTGGACACTGAATCCTCACTCGATGCTCGACACTCGATGCTCGATGCTCGAGCCTCGATACTGGATACTGAACACTGAATCCTCACTCGATGCTCGACACTCGATGCTCGATGCTCGATGCTCGATCCTCGATACTGGACACTGAATCCTTTACCAGCATCGAGCATCTATCATCGAGCATCGAGCATCGAGAGTATAAAAATGTCAAAAAGAGTCGTAGTAGCTATGAGCGGCGGGGTGGATTCATCGACGGCGGCCTGGCTGCTCAAGCAGGAGGGATATGAGGTAATAGGCGTTACTATGGACCTGTTAGAGTCAAGCTGTCGGATTGAGAAGCCGGACACCTGCTGCTCTTTACAGGCCTTTGAAGATGCCAGGGATGTGGCGGATAAGCTGGGTATGGCGCATCACATCCTCGATTGTAAGGCAGAGTTTGAACAAAAAGTAGTTAGCTGCTTTGTGAGTGAGTACCTGAAGGGTCGAACTCCCAACCCGTGTGTGGTCTGCAACTCCAAAATAAAATTTGGCCTACTGCTTAAGCATACCTGGCAATTAGGCGCTGATTATCTGGCCACCGGACATTACGCCAGGATTTCAAAACAAAACAGCCGATATGTCATCAAAAAGGGGGTTGATTCAACCAGGGATCAGTCCTACTTCCTCTACGGCCTCTCTCAATATCAATTAAGGCATGCCCTTATGCCTCTTGGTGAATACAAAAAGGAAGAGATAAGAAAGATAGCGGCTGAGTCAGGGCTGAAGATACATGATAAAGCTGAGTCTCAGGAGATATGTTTCATCCCGGCGGGCCATTACCAGGAGTTTATTCGGGAGAGATTGGGCAATAACAGGTTCCAGCCTGGGCCAATAGTAGACAAAAATGGCCGGTTATTGGGTGAGCATCAGGGGGTAGCTTTTTTTACAGTCGGGCAGCGCAAAGGGTTGGGGATAGCGGTAGGCAAACCGCTCTATGTATTAGCCCTGGATGCCTTCAGGAACACGGTGGTAGTAGGTGAAGAAGCCGATCTCTACAGTCGGGAGTTGACGGTCAGTGAGGCCAACTGGGTGGCCATAGAAAATCTGACCAAAGAGATGGAAGTTACCGCCAGGATTCGCTATTTACATAAGGGTGGAGAAGCGGTCATTACTCCTTTCTCTGAGGGAAGAGTAAAGGTAAGATTCAAAGAGCCTCAGCGGGCCATAACTCCGGGCCAGGCAACCGTCTTTTATCAGGATGATTTGGTTCTTGGCGGGGGGTGGATAGAGAGTGGAGAGTGGAGAAATCAGAGGTCTCTCCACTCTCAGCTCGGCCTGGTTCATCGGTAACTTCAGCCTTCAGCCTTCAGTCTTCAGCCTACGAGGCGCTAAAGCACAATCACCACCCGGCCCCTTTCAAGAAGATGGTATTCCTTCTCTATTTCTTCGATTTGCTGTGCAGCTTCCTGGCTAATAGCCAGAGACTTTTTGTCATCTGAGACTGAGACTACTTTTACTACCAAAGGTGTTTGGGCCACCCGGGAATTATTGGTGGCCCCGGTCAATGTCTGCTCCCAGGCGGCTAAGGCGTGCAGGTTTGGATCCCTCGGCCGGCCGTCTCCTATCCCGTAAAAAAGACGGGCCGCCTCATCAGCCTGGGCATAGATATTAGGCTTCATATGGGGCATTATGCCGGAACCGGCGGCATTAACCACTATCCCAGTATATTCTACAGGCTTTACCGGCGCCGCTTGAGATTTCTTTAAAAGGTCTATCTCCTGCATCAAGGCCGCTAGGACAGCCAACAATTTTTCGTCTCTTTGAGCCATATTATTTAGGCTCTGTTCCACCTCGTCCAGATTTCTACCTGACCTGACCGCATTTATTACTTCCGCATTATCGCCAAGGAACGGTGTTAGGGTTGGGTTTTGGCCGGTATCCAAACTGGCAAACTTGCGGAGAGGCTGCTCCTGGGGCAGGGCAGGGCCGATGGCTTTGTTGGGTATGGCCCCACCTATCTCTTCTAAAAACACCGCTACCTCGACCACAGCCATCTGCTCTTCTTCCAGGAATTCCATTTTGATCTCTTTGGCCCCTTTTAGAACACCCTCCACTTTTGTCTCGATAACCCGGTCGGCTATCATGTAATCCTTCACCGTGCTGGTGGCCGTGATATGCACACCGGCCGTAATTTCCAGCAAGTTGGCCTGGGCTTCTACTTTGGCCGCCTGAAAGGCCAGCAGTCTAGCGACTTCAGGGGTAGGCGCATCGGCCGGCGGCACCCCATAACCTTTGGCGGAAACCAGCCCTTTTGACCAATTAAGCGAGCCGTTGACCGTTTTTACCTCAAAGTCAAGTTTCTCCGCCTTGGGTATTTCTTTAGCTCCTGGGGCTGGTTTTGGCTGAGGCGGTTCTACCGGTGACGGCAGCGTTTCCGGCCCTTCTTTCTTGCCTCCCTTACTACAGACGCCGCAGCCAGTAGCCAATAAAAGTAAAAACGCCAGGCTGCCCACCAAGAGTGTTTGTAACCGGGGTCTCAATTTTTTACTCATGAGATTTCCCTCCTTTCTAAGATTGAACGCTCTCGGATAAAACCTGTTCCTGCCCCGTATTTAATACGGGGTCAGGAATTGAGCGTTGATTTTACTACCAAACTTTTACATGAAATCGAATCTATCGTCTTTCTTTTTTTGTAACCGTTCAGCACATGATGCTGGATGCTCGATGCTCGATCCTCGATGCTCGATCTTCGATGCTGGTAAAGGATCCAGTATCCAGGATCGAGCATCGAGCATCGAGTTTGTGCCTTAGTGGCTGAACGCTTACCTTTTTTTTATAAGCCACAGATTTACACGGATGGACACAGATAAGAACTAACTCTCTACAAGAATTTGTCTTTGTGACTTCTGTGAGAATTAATGGACATTCCTCTTTAGCATAACTTCTTTAATTTCAAGAGAATAAAATATATTTTGTGTTTATCCGTGTTCAATCTGTGTTAATCTGTGGCTTTATATCTTGAATTTCCTGCAAAAGTTTGGTACTAAAAATTTATCATCCTTGCCATACAAAAATAGTCTTTTCCTTTCGTTGCTGAAAGGTGATATCAAAATATTCAAATACATCATGCCTTCCTAAAAGAAAAGAAAAGGAACTCGTTCAATCTGTGCCCAGGCAAGTGTACAATTGAATTGATGTTTTTCTATCTTCATAGAAACTGTAGCGAATCTTACTCCAATAACTCCGCCAATCCCTCCTATTTCTTTGACTTCTGAAGCTATCCTCTCCAAACCTAAAAACCGCCCCATCCGATAAGGAATTAAGGTATAATCTGCTCCAGAGTCTATATAGAAATATTCAGGAAGCCACTCATCTTCAGCACCTAAAAGATAGACTTTAGCTACTGGTCTAAATATTATCTCTCCTGTGCGAAGGCGTTCCTGTCTATAGTCAAATTCAATCATCTAATTCTCCTTGATTAAAAGATAAAGGTTTCACCGTGAGGAACTTTCCAGAGTACAACCTCTTTATCTGGATATTTTTTTTTAGCCTCTGTGTAGGCAACCTCTGGATACTCATCTGCATAGACTACCTCTTTATCTACAATAGATACATACTTATCCTCGTATTTAGTTAAGTCTGCTTTTGTAAACCATTCAAAAGTTTCATCCATTATAATCACCTCCGAATTTTATCGATTTTGGATCACTGGTTTCCCATAAGAGGCTCCTGGAGAAAATTGTGTAAGATGCAATCCTTCCTTTTCTTTGTAAATATCATAAAGAGGTTTATCCTGCCCCACCAGTTCCAAAATTCCCCCCGCCCCTGCCGCCTGTCCACCAGCAAAACGAACCACACGAAGCATTACTGCCTGAGGTTTATTACCTAACTGTGTTTTGACTTCCTCAATATTTTTGTTAGTCTTATTTTCTTCCTTGAGATGTGCATGATAGTCTTCATCTGCAAATTGTTGTTGAGTAAATGAAAAAATCAAAAGATTTGACCCTCCTTCTGTTTGCCCCCTTCTGTTATTTTATTGGCAAGCGTCTTACACGAATAGATACTTCGCTAACTGAGGCAATAGCACCTAGTTCCAAATCATCCTTGTGGTTAGTTAGTACATCCGCTAATCGTCTATTGACTCCCTCAGAACGTTCATCACTAAGCCGAAATAGAATTACGCTAGGCAGAAATCCCTTCCCTATAGCTACAAGATAGCTAAAATCTAAATCCATCGTTAATAAGATGCGTTTTTCTATTTTAGCTTTTGCCAATATCTTTTCGTCAGACAAACGCTGTAAACCTTCCTCACGCAGATGAATGGTATCGTATCCCTGCCGACGTAACCAAACTACTGTATGCATAGAAACACCCATATCAGCAAGAAATTTCATCTAACTGCCTCTAATTCACGAATATAAACTTGTTCGCTGGCTAACCACGAGGCATATTCTAAGGACTGTTGAATGTCTTCTGGTTCTAAATCTGGATATTCTTTCAGAATCTCTCCAATCTGCTTACCGTGAGCCACCAAATTTACAATTAATGAGACAGGAATACGCATTCCACGAATACAAGCTTGTCCTGCCATAACGTATGGGTCAAATGTAATCCGATTAAAACCTAACATTTCTCTATCCTCCTTTCGGTTTCTTCTCCTCTTGCCCGCAATGAGCAGATAACGGGGTGCGGATGAGCCAAGCGCCCCGCGACCCATTGCTCTGCAATGGGGACCCCGAAAATGCGAACCCGTTGTGGTTCGAGCGAAGCGTCATTTTGGTTATCGGGGTGTGTATCTGACATTTTTCTGAAGCGTAACGGAAGAAAAATGTGGCTTTAGCCCTTCCAGATACATAATGTTAGACGCTGTTGGTCGCTTCCCTTTTAGTCATTGACAAAATTAATCTTATTTAAGACAAATTCTTTTACTTGTTTTGCTATTTCATATGCTTCTTTTGTATCCTCTAAATTTGGTTCAAACCAATCGTCAGGAT encodes:
- the mnmA gene encoding tRNA 2-thiouridine(34) synthase MnmA — protein: MSKRVVVAMSGGVDSSTAAWLLKQEGYEVIGVTMDLLESSCRIEKPDTCCSLQAFEDARDVADKLGMAHHILDCKAEFEQKVVSCFVSEYLKGRTPNPCVVCNSKIKFGLLLKHTWQLGADYLATGHYARISKQNSRYVIKKGVDSTRDQSYFLYGLSQYQLRHALMPLGEYKKEEIRKIAAESGLKIHDKAESQEICFIPAGHYQEFIRERLGNNRFQPGPIVDKNGRLLGEHQGVAFFTVGQRKGLGIAVGKPLYVLALDAFRNTVVVGEEADLYSRELTVSEANWVAIENLTKEMEVTARIRYLHKGGEAVITPFSEGRVKVRFKEPQRAITPGQATVFYQDDLVLGGGWIESGEWRNQRSLHSQLGLVHR
- a CDS encoding DUF5678 domain-containing protein: MDETFEWFTKADLTKYEDKYVSIVDKEVVYADEYPEVAYTEAKKKYPDKEVVLWKVPHGETFIF
- a CDS encoding DUF5615 family PIN-like protein, with the protein product MKFLADMGVSMHTVVWLRRQGYDTIHLREEGLQRLSDEKILAKAKIEKRILLTMDLDFSYLVAIGKGFLPSVILFRLSDERSEGVNRRLADVLTNHKDDLELGAIASVSEVSIRVRRLPIK
- a CDS encoding DUF433 domain-containing protein — protein: MLGFNRITFDPYVMAGQACIRGMRIPVSLIVNLVAHGKQIGEILKEYPDLEPEDIQQSLEYASWLASEQVYIRELEAVR